Proteins from a single region of Strix uralensis isolate ZFMK-TIS-50842 chromosome 12, bStrUra1, whole genome shotgun sequence:
- the UQCRFS1 gene encoding cytochrome b-c1 complex subunit Rieske, mitochondrial → MLSVAARSGPFAPYLSAAAHAVPGPLKPLAPAVARRAEKVPLDPKQPLLCRESLSGRSARGGLVAGASLNAPASVRFVHNDVMVPDFSAYRRQDVLNPTTSSQGSSEARKGFSYLMTATTCVATAYAAKSVVTQFISSLSASADVLALSKIEVKLSDIPEGKNMTFKWRGKPLFVRHRTQAEINQEAEVDLSKLRDPQHDLDRVKKPEWVILIGVCTHLGCVPIANSGDFGGYYCPCHGSHYDASGRIRRGPAPYNLEVPTHQFVGDDLVIVG, encoded by the exons ATGTTGTCCGTGGCCGCCCGCTCCGGGCCCTTCGCGCCCTACCTGTCGGCCGCGGCGCACGCCGTGCCCGGCCCGCTGAAGCCGCTGGCGCCGGCGGTGGCGCGTCGGGCCGAGAAGGTGCCGCTGGACCCGAAGCAGCCTCTGCTCTGCCGGGAGTCGCTGAGCGGCCGCTCGGCCCGTGGGGGCCTCGTCGCCGGCGCCAGCCTCAACG cacCTGCGAGTGTTCGTTTCGTCCATAATGATGTCATGGTACCTGACTTCTCTGCCTATCGTCGTCAAGATGTGCTAAATCCCACCACATCTTCTCAAGGCAGCAGTGAAGCTAGAAAAGGGTTTTCCTACCTGATGACTGCAACGACATGTGTAGCAACTGCATATGCTGCTAAGAGTGTTGTCACCCAGTTTATTTCCAGCCTGAGTGCCTCTGCTGATGTGCTAGCGCTCTCAAAGATTGAGGTCAAGTTATCTGACATTCCAGAAGGCAAGAACATGACTTTCAAGTGGAGAGGGAAGCCCCTTTTTGTGCGTCACAGAACCCAGGCAGAGATTAATCAGGAAGCTGAAGTTGATTTGTCTAAACTGAGGGATCCACAGCATGACTTAGACAGGGTAAAGAAACCGGAATGGGTGATATTAATAGGTGTCTGCACTCATCTTGGTTGTGTGCCCATTGCTAACTCTGGAGATTTTGGCGGTTATTACTGCCCTTGCCATGGGTCCCATTACGATGCCTCTGGCAGAATCAGGAGAGGTCCCGCTCCTTATAACCTTGAGGTTCCCACTCACCAGTTTGTTGGTGATGACCTAGTGATTGTTGGCTGA